A window of Nocardia arthritidis genomic DNA:
GTCTCATCGACGATATGGTCGCCTCCTCCATGAAGTGGGAGGGCGGTTACGTCTGGGCGTGCAAGAACTACGACGGCGACGTGCAGTCCGACACCGTCGCGCAGGGCTTCGGCTCGCTCGGCCTGATGACTTCGGTGCTGCTCACCCCGGACGGCAAGACCTGTGAGGCGGAGGCCGCGCACGGCACCGTCACCCGGCACTACCGCCAGCACCAGCAGGGCAAGCCGACCTCGACCAACCCGATCGCGTCGATCTTCGCCTGGACCCGCGGCCTCGAGCATCGCGGCAAGCTGGATAACACCCCCGAGGTGATCGGCTTCGCGCAGACGCTGGAGGACGTCGTCATCAAGACCGTCGAGGGCGGCCAGATGACCAAGGACCTGGCGCTGCTGGTCGGCGGCGATCAGGGCTACCTCACCACCGAGGAATTCCTCTCCGCGCTCGACGCGAACCTGGCTCGCGCTCTGCGCTGAGCTAAGTCGGCCGCGCTGTCCGCTAACTGCGCAGAGCCGAGTAATACCCCGGCGCTGGGATTCGCCCGGCGCCGGGCGACGGACACGGGCACTCGTACCACCGCATGGTGGGACGGGTGCCCGAGCTGTTTTCCGGTGCGGCGCAGATCACAGCGACCTTCTGGCAAACCGGTTCGACAATGGCAGTGTGCAACGTTTCATACCCGTCTAGCCGGAGGAACAGTGCCATGGTGATCGCGTACGACGGCGGCGACAGCGCGCCGATCAGTTCGGAATGGGCGCTCGGCGACTATCACCGATTCGCCAAGATGGCACTCTGGGATTTCGGCCCGAAATTGGTTGCCGCCTGCGATATCCGGCCGGGCCTGCGGGTGCTCGATGTCGGTGCGGGGACCGGCAATACCGCGATTCCGGCGGCACTCACCGGCGCGGAGGTGATCGCCTCGGATATCACCACCGAGAATTTCGCGGCCGGTCGTGCGGAGGCGGCGGCCCGCGGCGCCCGGCTCGATTGGGTGCGCGGTGATGCTCAGCGGCTGCCCTTCTCCGATCACACCTTCGACGTGGTGACCTCCTCGGTCGGCGCGATCTTCGCGCCACGCCATCAGGACGTCGCCGACGAGTTGATCCGGGTGACCAAACCCGGCGGCACCATCGGGATGATTTGCTGGACCCGGCGCTCGTGGGTCTGCGAAATCCTTGCCACGTTGGCCCATTACGATCCGCCCGCGCCCGATGCGCTGCCGGTGCGGCTGTGGGGCGATCCCGAACATGTCCGGTCGCTGTTCGGCGATCGGATCGCGACGCTGTCGTATACGACGCACGAGTACACCCGTGGTGCGGCGACACCGGTCGAATTCGCCGATTTCTTCATGGCCACATTCGGGCCGATCCCGGCGGCCTTTGACGCGGTGCGGGATCGGCCCGGCCGGGCCGCCGCATTGCGCCGGGATTTGTACGATCTGGCGCGGCGTCACGATGTCGGCACGGCCGGGGCCGCGGAATTCCGCTTCGAATACATCCTGCTGGTGGCCACTACCGCGGTCTGAAACCGTTTTGGGTTACCAAAGGGCGGGGGAGGAGTGCAGCCGGTTGCCGGGGTCGGTGCCCGCGCGGATGCGGCGCAGCCGATCGAGATTGTCTTTGAAGTAGCGGCGCGGGGAATCCGTCGGCTCGAGATAGTTGACGTAGCCGCCGACCGAATGTGCGCCGAGGCGCTCGTGTGCGGCGGCGATCCACCGCGCCGCCTCGGCCGGGTCGGCGGGTTCGGAAACGAACCACTGCAGCAGGGCGATGTGGTCGCGCCACGGAAAAACGGTGTAGTCGAAGGGAATATCGCCGACCGCACCGTTCAGCGGGTCGACGAGCAGGCCGCCGGTGGCGCCGGATCGTGCTCGCGCCGTGAGGATTTCGACGATCGCGTCGGCGATCTCCGGGGTCAGGTCGATCAGTACGTCGGAGCCCGCGACGAAGGCGGTGTGGCCGGGATCGGTGGTGCCGCCCGCCAGAAGTAGTGCGGCGTCGCGCTGACCGAGGGTGTGGCTGTCGACGGAAACCGGTGTGGCGCTTGCGGAAGCGGTGATGGCGGTGATGTTCGCAGCCCCGGTGCCCGCCGGACAGACCAGCAGCACGTCGGTGGTGACGTCGCCATCCCGCACGGCGAATTCCGCTTTGGCCCAGGCGGATCGATCCGCAGTGCGTAACCATTCGGCCCAGCCGGTTAGCACCCGTGCCGCCGACCCGCTCGGAAAGGTCAGCCGCACAATATCTTTGGCGGTAGCAGGACAGGTGCGGAAGGTCAGCGAGGTCACGATGCCCACCTGGCCGCCGCCACCGCCGCGCAGCGCCCAGAACAGGTCGGGTTCGTGTGTCGCGGAGATATCGACCAGGCGGCCGTCGGTGCGCACCAGCGTCGCGGCGCTGAGCCGGTCGCAGGTCAGCCCGTACGCGCGGGATTCGACGCCGATACCGCCGCCGAGCGCGCTGCCCGCGACGCCGACGGTCGGGCAGGTGCCCAGCGGAACGGTCTGCGCGAAGGGCGTGAGCCGGTCCTGCACCGCGAACGTCGTCGCGCCCGCGCCGACGGTGACGTGTCCGGTGGGCGCGTCCGGACCCGGGGCCGGGTCGTAGCGGATGTCGTCGAGCTTGCGCAGATCGACCACGACGGTGCCATCGGCGGCCGAGGCGCCGGTGTACGAGTGGCCGCCGCCGCGCGCGGTCGTCGCGAGCCCGTTCGCCGCGGCGAAGGCGAGCGCGGCCTGGACGTCATCGGTGGTGGCCGCCTGTACCACCGCCGCGGGCAGCGCCGCGTCGAACCGGGTGTCGAACAATCGCTTCGCCGCCGCGTAGTCGGCCTCGCCGGGCAGCAGCACCCGGCCCTGCACCTCCTTGCGGAGTGCGGCCCAATCCTGTTGCGGCACTTGCGGTTCTGCGGGTGCGGTGCCCACGGGCAACAGCGGCGCACCGGAGCAGACCAACGCCGCTCCGGTACCCAATGCGCCGCGCAAGAACGCCGCCCGTGACAGAGGCTTGTCGTCGATACGGCGAAGTCTATCGACGCCGCACTCGTGATCGCTTACGCCGCCGAACCGCAGGGCATGTTGCCAGGCTCGTACTTACCCCGCCGTATGGCAGGTTCCACTTCCGATCAACCCGGTTATCAGGTTCTCGATGACGCACGCCAACTGGGAACTTCCTGAACTCGAGCCGGTCGACGGAGCGGCGTTGGCCGCCGGAGCGGCCAACGCCGCCGAGGTGATGAGCGCCGCCGTCGCCGCGGCGGCGGCCATTCTCTTTCTGATACGCAATGTCGTCCTTACTTTCCTTGGACTCGGCCCCCGGGGGTTGAATCGTAGGTGAACCTGAGCGAATGCTGTTCCCAGCCTTGAACATTCACTCGTTCGATATGTGCAGTCATCGACGCGGCGATCCGGCGTTCCGGCGGAGGGTGTGCCGATGATCACCTGGCGGTGGATCGGCAGGTGCGTGCGGGGCTCGCGCGTCGTCGTCGGCCGAGCGGGGCCGGGTTCCGGATCGCCTGCGGCCCAACGACTTCGCGGCAACTAGGTTCCATTCGGTAGTAGCTGCCCGGGGTGGATCGGCCGTCTGAATTGCCCCGATTCATTAGCTGACCTGCACGGATTTTTAACACAGCGGTGGTGGAGGTCACGTTTACTCGGGAAGCGGATATGCTCAACGGCCGGTTTCATGAATACGTGATCAGCGCCATCGATACCCAGCGACCCGCCCGCGTCGAGCCCGGGCGGACGGATTGGCATATCCCGGCGATGCTGGCGCTGGCGCTCGGCGGATTCGGGATCGGCACCACCGAATTCGCCACCATGGGCCTGCTGCCGGATATCGCGGCCACCATGCACGTCTCGGAGCCGACCGCGGGGCATGCCGTCTCCGCCTACGCGCTCGGCGTGGTGCTCGGCGCTCCGCTCATCGCGGCGCTGTGCGCGCGGGTGCCGCGCAAACGGTTGCTGGTGCTGTTGATGGTCGCGTTCACCGTCGGCAACGTGGCCTCGGTCGTCGCGCCGTCGTTCGCGACGCTGGTGCTCGCGCGCTTCGTCTCCGGGCTGCCGCACGGCGCGTACTTCGGCGTCGCCTCGCTCGCGGCGGCCACCCTCGCGCCGGTCGGGCAGCGGGCGAAAGCCGTTGCGGCCGTGATGCTCGGGCTCAGCGCGGCCAATGTGGTCGGCGTCCCCGCCGCGACCTGGCTCGGCCAGCACCTGGGCTGGCGCGACGCGTTCGTCGTCGTCGCGGTCATCGGGGTGGCGACGGTGGCGGCGCTCATCCGCTTCGTGCCCGAGCTCACCGGCATCACCGTGACCAACCCGATGACCGAACTCGGCGCGCTGCGCCGCCCACAGGTGCTGCTGACCCTGCTGGTCGGCGCGATCGGCTTCGGCGGCATGTTCGCCGTGTACACCTACATCACCACCACGCTCACCACCGTCGGCGGCATGTCCGCCGGGTTGGTGCCGCTGGTGCTGATGCTGTTCGGCGTCGGCATGGTGACCGGCAATATCGTCGGCGGGGTGCTGGCCGACCGCGGGGTGGATCGCGCGATCTTCGCCGCGATGATCGCGATGGCCGTCATTCTCGCGGGTTTCGTTGCCGCGGCGCACAATCCGTACACGGCGGCGCTCGGGGCGTTCCTGATCGGCGGGGCGGGGGCCGCGCTGGCGCCCGGTCTACAGACCCGGCTGATGGATGTGGCCGCCGACGCGCAGACCCTCGCCGCCGCGCTCAATCACGCGGCGCTCAATATCGCCAACGCGGCGGGCGCCTGGCTCGGCGGTCTGGTGATCGCCGCCCAGCTCGGCTACACCGCGCCCGCGGCGGTGGGCGCCATGCTCGCGGTGGTCGGGGTACTGCTGTTCACCGTGACGGTGTTCACGAACCGCCGCCGACCGGCTTGACGCTCAACGGTATTCGGCCAGGCGCGGTCGAATTCCCAGCAGCGCCAGCACCGCGACAAGCGCGGCGGCACCGTAGGGCAGCCACGCGGTCCAGCCACCGAGATCGTCCTCGCTGTCGGCGATCGCCGCGTCGAAGGCGTGCTGATTGATATCGATGACCGACCCGAGCGCCTTGTCGAACTGGTTGAAATCGTAGTTCGACGTGCCCGGCGCGGTGCCGGTGTCGAAGGCGATCGCCGCGGGCAGATCATTTGCCTTCGAACGGATTTGAAGGTCGTCGTGCTGGTAGGTCTGGTAGG
This region includes:
- a CDS encoding class I SAM-dependent methyltransferase, with translation MVIAYDGGDSAPISSEWALGDYHRFAKMALWDFGPKLVAACDIRPGLRVLDVGAGTGNTAIPAALTGAEVIASDITTENFAAGRAEAAARGARLDWVRGDAQRLPFSDHTFDVVTSSVGAIFAPRHQDVADELIRVTKPGGTIGMICWTRRSWVCEILATLAHYDPPAPDALPVRLWGDPEHVRSLFGDRIATLSYTTHEYTRGAATPVEFADFFMATFGPIPAAFDAVRDRPGRAAALRRDLYDLARRHDVGTAGAAEFRFEYILLVATTAV
- a CDS encoding MFS transporter; this encodes MLALALGGFGIGTTEFATMGLLPDIAATMHVSEPTAGHAVSAYALGVVLGAPLIAALCARVPRKRLLVLLMVAFTVGNVASVVAPSFATLVLARFVSGLPHGAYFGVASLAAATLAPVGQRAKAVAAVMLGLSAANVVGVPAATWLGQHLGWRDAFVVVAVIGVATVAALIRFVPELTGITVTNPMTELGALRRPQVLLTLLVGAIGFGGMFAVYTYITTTLTTVGGMSAGLVPLVLMLFGVGMVTGNIVGGVLADRGVDRAIFAAMIAMAVILAGFVAAAHNPYTAALGAFLIGGAGAALAPGLQTRLMDVAADAQTLAAALNHAALNIANAAGAWLGGLVIAAQLGYTAPAAVGAMLAVVGVLLFTVTVFTNRRRPA
- a CDS encoding FAD-binding oxidoreductase, with the translated sequence MRGALGTGAALVCSGAPLLPVGTAPAEPQVPQQDWAALRKEVQGRVLLPGEADYAAAKRLFDTRFDAALPAAVVQAATTDDVQAALAFAAANGLATTARGGGHSYTGASAADGTVVVDLRKLDDIRYDPAPGPDAPTGHVTVGAGATTFAVQDRLTPFAQTVPLGTCPTVGVAGSALGGGIGVESRAYGLTCDRLSAATLVRTDGRLVDISATHEPDLFWALRGGGGGQVGIVTSLTFRTCPATAKDIVRLTFPSGSAARVLTGWAEWLRTADRSAWAKAEFAVRDGDVTTDVLLVCPAGTGAANITAITASASATPVSVDSHTLGQRDAALLLAGGTTDPGHTAFVAGSDVLIDLTPEIADAIVEILTARARSGATGGLLVDPLNGAVGDIPFDYTVFPWRDHIALLQWFVSEPADPAEAARWIAAAHERLGAHSVGGYVNYLEPTDSPRRYFKDNLDRLRRIRAGTDPGNRLHSSPALW